The Syngnathoides biaculeatus isolate LvHL_M chromosome 16, ASM1980259v1, whole genome shotgun sequence DNA segment AATTCTAAATCAGGGCCTTGTAACAGGGGAGGCTCGCTGCTCTGTCGTCGTCATAGTAACCGTGGGCCGTCAACTTCTGGACCAGTGCGGCGCCTAGCGACTTGCTCACCTGAGGGTCGGCTGTGCGGGCGCTTTCGATTCGGCCAAAGACATCTCGAGAGCTCTCTGTAAGGCTTGCTCGTTGGTCTGCGAGCGCGAGAAAGAAACAAAGGCTATAAACAGTCACGCCGCACGTAACTCGGAGGGCGTGCGATGCCCTTCGCTTACCATTCCTGCCTGGAACGACGACGGCGGTTGCACCACATTCTGTGCTGATACAGAAGTCGGAATTGGTCGGCTAGTGCTGGAGGAGGAAGACAGGAGGAGAGGTTAAACTTTGAAAGTGTGCTTCCCTCTAGTGGTCGGACAAGACATTCCATTCAATCAAACCGCATAATGATCCAGTggtatattttcttatttttttattttttttttttaatccagtgccACAAATATGTCCATTTCAGTTGAATATTACTTTGAGGTACATTTGTATGTAATATTTGTGAGTTGGCTGCTTTCAAAAAACAATCACActactatgattttttttttttaagttaagtggactaaaaatgtacaaaatgaaatCTGTCATCATTTTCCCCATATACCatcattcccggcctacagagcgcacctggttataagcctcacccagtacattttaaaaggaaatatcatttagtacatacatacacgcagctgtgtaaaagccacaactgcccacattgaaactgacattgaaacatgagatagttacaaagaaagacggtacacagagagtttaatgctagcgccgccacgctaacactaatgctagcgccacgctaacagggccggtttaaaaacaataataaaaaataccggtaaaaatcactgagacatggcagtaacacgctagtgcagcgctaacagggccggaccggtaaaagtcacttcctctgcacatatattccgtcttttctgctcgagtgcccccttctggcggttagaaaaaaatgcacaaattaaccgcatccccatgtaaaccgcagggttgaaagtgcgtgaaaaaaagtcacgcctcataggccagaaattatggtagatATAATTCTAATGGAAAACCTTGAGCTGTATGCATTACTTTCTTACTTGCTATTGTGGCTCCTGCTAGCTGTGCTGCCGCCATTAGAAACGGATCTGGAGTGTCCTGAAGAAGATGAAGCGGAGGCAGAAGTGGAGGAAGATCCCAGAGCCCTCATTAAAGCAGCATGTCTGGCACAAAATATACGGCGTGGAATTAGACCACCGGGCGTTCTTAGCACGGTGGAGTGTTATTGCACAAGTACCTACCCGGACTTGGACAGAGGTTTGCCGTCGGTCCTACAATCGTGGTCGAGCGGGTGTCGGTGTTTCAGGCAGTAATTTAAATGACACTGGTCACATGTCACGGGCATCATTTCCTTCTGCTTGCAGCCTCCTTTGGAACACTTGTTGGTGAAGATCTGGAAGGAAAACAGTTAGATAAACAATTAGAATGCAAACGCGTTCAACGTTACTAAAAAAAGAAGACTAGCGAGcaaaataatgaacatttccatccatccattttctttcaccgtttatcctcacgagggtcacggggagtgctggagcctatcccagctgtcaccgggcaggaggcggggtccaccctgaactggtttccagccaatcggagggcacatcgacacaaacagccgcgttcacaatcacacctaggggcaatttagagtgtccaattaacgttgcatgtttttgggatgtgggaggaaaccggagtgcccggagaaaacccacgcagccacggggagaacatgcaaagcccaaacaggcgggtccgggattgaacccggatcctcagaactgtgaggccacaaGACCACAATTGCTTTTGTACGAACCTTTCTCTTGCGTTGCGCGGGGTCCGACTTGCAATCCCGATCGATGTGCTCCCCGACTTTAATGTCGGGCATCTCTCCTCTCTTGATGGGAATGGGGATGTTGCACAATGGACACACAGGAACCTGGACATCCtgtgacaaataaaaataatattacgtTAAATTAACGAGAATTATTGTACTTTGATGATAACCTGAAAGTATACAGAGACAatgctggatttacactgcatgcTTCAAGTGACAATAGAGAAGTTTTATTTGGGTAGGCACAATAGGGATATGCCTAAAAAGTTCAGTATTTGTATTGCTATAGTATGTacttctttgttttcaataccCGGTGCTGATGGTTGTGGACTTATTGGATATGAAAGACTTGAAATGTACACGGAAATAGAAGATATATTGCAATTGGGCATAGTGTAAATCTACCTCGGCGTAGCTTACCTTTTTGTAAGACGAGGTGCATTTGTGGTGTGCGTACGTGACGTGGTCTTTGCAGAATATCTCTTGACAGGCGTCGCATTTCATGGGAAGGAAGTctggtttgaacaaaaacatttttttaagcttcaTGCTCATAAAGCGACCATGACCCATCCCATCTTGCCGTGCACACCTACCTAAACGCTTGCAGGACTTCTCTGAACAGTGTTCTCCCAGATCTGGAAACTCCATGGCGTTCAAATAGAAGTCtcaactaagaaaaaaaaaaaggaaagaaaatataGTCAATTTTGACTGATCATTGTGGGAGATGGAAATTGGGATAGAGATGTGGGATGTAAACACAGGAAACCACTCCCCCGGATGTTTGCtagccaagtaatggcattAGCCAGCGTTATGTCAAGTCATCGTTACTTGTCAACTTTAAAACCCACCAGCACGTTCTCTTTCACAATAAGACCTAAAAGTCTAGGAATTGCACACAAAATCCGGTATCATTCGTGTCAGCATTACCGTCACCGAGCGAGAGCAAACTCGTAAAATGTGCACATTCAGACAGGACACAACTGGCTAGACAGGCCCTGCTAACCCAAAAGATTAGCGACACGCCGAGTAAAGTTACATAACTAATATCGACTGTGGACATTGCGGACCGACTCGGGACTAATTCGGGATAATACGATGCTGTTAAGTCGCCCACCAGCGTCCACATTTCACAAACTCTTTCATGCTAAGAACTAGCAAGTGGCTAGCAATAGTAGTTAAGGCGACATAACGCGATGATATACAACACAAAATACGCGAGCCTTTCCCTAGTCACGTAGGAAGGcgaaaaaatgtgtttcatccctattatttttcatttttgaagcgAACGTTCAGTAAAACGAGAGCGAACATTAGCTTAAACGCGATAGTGTTGaagtattagtattattttaCTCACCACTTGGAATCACGTTGAAGTCTCGCACTCGAAGAATGGAGTGAAAATCgttgaaatgttaaataaatgttATTCTTCGT contains these protein-coding regions:
- the zfand2a gene encoding AN1-type zinc finger protein 2A isoform X1, producing the protein MEFPDLGEHCSEKSCKRLDFLPMKCDACQEIFCKDHVTYAHHKCTSSYKKDVQVPVCPLCNIPIPIKRGEMPDIKVGEHIDRDCKSDPAQRKRKIFTNKCSKGGCKQKEMMPVTCDQCHLNYCLKHRHPLDHDCRTDGKPLSKSGHAALMRALGSSSTSASASSSSGHSRSVSNGGSTASRSHNSNTSRPIPTSVSAQNVVQPPSSFQAGMTNEQALQRALEMSLAESKAPAQPTLSPQEQEDLALAQALAASEEEYRRQQQRQQERESKQSNCSLS
- the zfand2a gene encoding AN1-type zinc finger protein 2A isoform X2 gives rise to the protein MEFPDLGEHCSEKSCKRLDFLPMKCDACQEIFCKDHVTYAHHKCTSSYKKDVQVPVCPLCNIPIPIKRGEMPDIKVGEHIDRDCKSDPAQRKRKIFTNKCSKGGCKQKEMMPVTCDQCHLNYCLKHRHPLDHDCRTDGKPLSKSGHAALMRALGSSSTSASASSSSGHSRSVSNGGSTASRSHNSNTSRPIPTSVSAQNVVQPPSSFQAGMTNEQALQRALEMSLAESKAPAQPTLSPQEQEDLALAQALAASEEEYRRQQQRQQVPA
- the zfand2a gene encoding AN1-type zinc finger protein 2A isoform X3, whose translation is MEFPDLGEHCSEKSCKRLDFLPMKCDACQEIFCKDHVTYAHHKCTSSYKKDVQVPVCPLCNIPIPIKRGEMPDIKVGEHIDRDCKSDPAQRKRKIFTNKCSKGGCKQKEMMPVTCDQCHLNYCLKHRHPLDHDCRTDGKPLSKSG